From one Asterias amurensis chromosome 14, ASM3211899v1 genomic stretch:
- the LOC139947477 gene encoding uncharacterized protein: protein MDVQCGHCWRCEDQLEQTIHCPDCKMAEYCSSTCEERDRARHRSRECPLFGTRSCNKCNKKGTMKECGGCNIAWYCNRECQRRDWVNHKDFCIKAKEEIKSTAAQIRQLHFTMRTDRLGGFPYYFGNTIAKDFLQLDNNEWSDGSIKKTNLNRGYHILSAGCGDLCNTVLTIASLPARYQGNLYITLNDFDPFVMARNVLFLFMLVRFADTEGIESSLTTIWYSVHITKKEYDLIKTSLDELVQMTPQSLTEVTQGLVKVQDEDLAVMSQVWDKWRSLECQRGKPSSINLRKQRKTAFENHIQEYGKYSLTNRLPPSKVKEQMDEWFDHGLFLPQETKQTSMSFDNPTLTGRRAESAPGYELLMTFENAPKARPNDYAFVYCIRPDSHPFKVWDCLRVRESETRPYPTPMVMYHNYITKLLQKVNSFIQKGKLNIQVSLANCMDFPPIHQSLKMSTYDRIFTSNVGDFIGFAKLLQLFKPLLNSSNHYSVLVTETINWTQFLPQAVCQPGNTEHASCIASYCLDTGRDSEELMNNVDIGIHTWGDYFDNAPYFLAYLRAQIMAGGLGVPPLTNVPSFGEVMKYNGLEMRDFRKKLNRLVPFQYRINARDLTLIYLCDRAVEWFLPHTDG from the exons ATGGACGTTCAGTGTGGACATTGCTGGCGTTGTGAAGATCAACTGGAACAGACCATTCACtgtcctgattgcaagatggcGGAGTATTGTAGCTCAACATGTGAAGAAAGAGACAGAGCTAGACATAGGAGTAGAGAGTGCCCTTTATTTGGAACAAGATCATGCAACAAATGCAACAAGAAGGGTACAATGAAAGAG TGTGGAGGTTGCAACATAGCATGGTACTGTAACAGAGAGTGTCAAAGAAGAGACTGGGTCAACCATAAAGATTTTTGCATCAAGGCCAAGGAAGAAATCAAATCAACAGCAGCTCAAATTAGACAACTGCACTTCACAATGCGTACAGACAGACTTGGTGGTTTCCCTTACTATTTTGGAAACACTATTGCCAAAGACTTCCTTCAACTTGATAACAATGAATGGTCTGATGGGTCAATAAAGAAAACTAACTTGAACAGGGGCTATCATATTTTGTCAGCTGGTTGCGGAGACTTGTGCAACACTGTTTTGACTATTGCTTCCCTTCCTGCCAGGTACCAGGGAAATCTTTACATCACTCTCAATGACTTTGACCCGTTTGTCATGGCAAGGAATGTCTTGTTTCTCTTTATGTTGGTTCGGTTTGCAGACACTGAGGGAATTGAGAGCAGTCTGACTACCATCTGGTACTCAGTTCACATTACAAAGAAAGAGTATGACTTGATCAAGACCAGCTTGGATGAGCTCGTTCAGATGACCCCTCAAAGTCTCACAGAGGTCACTCAAGGGTTGGTCAAAGTTCAAGATGAAGATCTTGCAGTCATGAGTCAAGTTTGGGACAAATGGAGATCACTTGAATGCCAACGAGGGAAACCATCCTCAATCAATctcagaaaacaaagaaaaactgcaTTTGAGAACCATATACAGGAGTATGGAAAGTATTCTTTAACCAATCGCTTGCCGCCTTCTAAAGTTAAAGAACAGATGGATGAATGGTTTGACCATGGATTGTTCCTACcacaagaaacaaaacaaacatcaatgTCTTTTGATAACCCAACACTGACAGGACGTAGAGCTGAATCAGCTCCAGGTTATGAACTCTTAATGACATTTGAAAATGCACCAAAAGCAAGACCAAATGATTATGCATTTGTGTACTGCATCAGACCAGATTCACATCCCTTTAAAGTGTGGGATTGCTTGAGAGTGAGGGAGTCCGAGACCAGACCCTACCCAACCCCTATGGTGATGTACCACAACTACATCACAAAACTCCTCCAGAAAGTCAACAGTTTCATCCAGAAAGGAAAACTTAACATCCAAGTTTCTTTGGCCAACTGTATGGACTTTCCTCCGATACATCAGTCTCTCAAGATGTCAACCTATGACAGGATCTTCACATCCAATGTTGGTGACTTCATCGGTTTTGCCAAGCTTTTACAACTGTTCAAACCACTTCTAAATTCAAGTAACCACTACTCAGTACTTGTTACTGAGACAATAAACTGGACACAATTTCTACCTCAGGCTGTCTGTCAACCTGGGAACACAGAACATGCATCTTGCATTGCATCATACTGCCTGGACACAGGCAGGGATTCTGAAGAGCTTATGAACAATGTTGATATTGGAATTCATACCTGGGGGGACTACTTTGATAATGCCCCTTACTTTCTTGCATATCTGCGTGCACAAATCATGGCAGGGGGTCTTGGGGTACCACCATTGACCAATGTGCCTTCATTTGGTGAAGTGATGAAGTACAATGGTCTAGAAATGCGTGACTTTCGTAAGAAGCTGAATCGTCTTGTTCCATTTCAGTATCGAATCAATGCTCGTGACTTGACTCTGATATATCTCTGTGACAGAGCAGTGGAGTGGTTTCTGCCACACACTGATGGCTAA